Proteins encoded by one window of Panicum virgatum strain AP13 chromosome 7N, P.virgatum_v5, whole genome shotgun sequence:
- the LOC120683898 gene encoding protein Brevis radix-like 2: MLACIACSSKEGGEDGSRAAATPHGKDAVKSLTSQLKDMVLKFSGSSKHHQYKGTAGTRSSFRSGGGSYLRPYPGFIDDTGFTPAASRVIGEDYYPRTGLAAGSAAGGARAAPSDTLDVTRRQGAGKSPGGSGWVPSTGEDVGAVEEAAPREWTAQVEPGVQITFGTIPTGGNDLKRIRFSREMFNKWEAQRWWGENYDRIVELYNVLTFSGRQQGCSTPVSSVDDSVLRESSYSHGGSTSRGSPAAAPLPPPPPPPPAASKEPMARSASCKAPPGSSSSAPYAAAPSTRAAYYPSTAVPDPSDHVWAHHFNMLNSAAGTSATGGGVSSSYDPSRATTSSRDEASVSLSNVSDLEAAEWIEEDEPGVCLTIRELGDGTRELRRIRFSRERFGEDRAKVWWEQNRERIQAEYL; the protein is encoded by the exons ATGCTGGCATGCATCGCGTGCTCCTCGAAGGAAGGCGGAGAGGACGGCTCCCgtgccgcggccacgccgcacgGCAAAGATGCCGTCAAGTCTCTCACCTCACAG CTCAAGGACATGGTGCTCAAGTTCTCCGGCTCCAGCAAGCACCATCAGTACAAGGGGACGGCCGGGACCCGATCATCGTTCAGGAGCGGCGGGGGCAGCTACCTCCGCCCCTACCCCGGCTTCATCGACGACACCGGCttcacgccggcggcgagcagggtgaTCGGCGAGGACTACTACCCGAGGACCGGACTGGCAGCGGgaagcgccgccggcggcgcgcgagccGCGCCGTCGGACACGTTGGACGTGACCAGGAGGCAAGGGGCAGGCAAGAGCCCCGGCGGTAGCGGCTGGGTCCCGAGCACCGGGGAGGATGTTGGCGCTGTGGAGGAGGCCGCGCCCAGGGAGTGGACGGCGCAGGTGGAGCCCGGCGTCCAGATCACCTTCGGCACCATCCCCACCGGCGGCAACGATCTCAAGCGTATCCGCTTCAG CCGGGAGATGTTCAACAAGTGGGAGGCGCAGCGGTGGTGGGGCGAGAACTACGACCGCATCGTGGAGCTGTACAACGTGCTGACGTTCAGCGGCCGGCAGCAGGGGTGCTCCACTCCGGTGTCCTCCGTCGACGACTCCGTTCTG AGAGAGTCGTCCTACTCCCATGGCGGCTCGACGAGCAGGGgcagcccggccgccgcgccgctgcctccgcctccgcctcctcctccggcggcgagcAAGGAGCCGATGGCGCGGAGCGCGTCGTGCAAGGCACCGCCGGGGtcctcgtcgtcggcgccgTACGCGGCCGCGCCGTCCACCAGGGCGGCGTACTACCCGTCCACGGCCGTGCCCGACCCGTCGGACCACGTCTGGGCGCACCACTTCAACATGCTCAactccgccgccggcacgtccgcgacgggcggcgggGTCTCCTCGTCCTACGACCCGTCGCGCGCCACCACGTCGTCCCGGGACGAGGCCTCCGTGTCCCTCAGCAACGTGAGCGACCTGGAAGCGGCGGAGTGgatcgaggaggacgagccgggCGTGTGCCTCACCATCCGCGAGCTCGGCGACGGCacccgcgagctccgccgcatCCGCTTCAG CCGGGAGAGGTTCGGCGAGGACAGGGCCAAGGTGTGGTGGGAACAGAACAGAGAGAGGATACAAGCGGAGTACCTGTAG